CACCAGCGCCTGTTTGATTTCACGATAGACGAAGCCAAGCAGATTGAGCGGCTGGTAGAGCTGGATCAGCATGGCATTGACCAGCACAAAATCACCAAGGGTCATGGTGCCATTCTTGACGCCCATGGCAGCCATGATCATCAAGGCTGACAGACCAATTGCGAAAATCGCCGCCTGCCCGGCATTGAGCCAGGACAGTGACTTTGTCGAGCGGACGGCGGCGTCTTCATACCGCGCCATGGAGCGGTCAAAACGCTCAGACTCATGGGCTTCGTTGCCGAAATATTTCACGGTTTCAAAGTTGAGCAGGCTGTCGATGGCTTTCGAGTGGGCGCGCTCGTCTGACTGGTTCATGGACCGGATGAAGCCGATGCGCCATTCAGTCACTTTGAAGGTGAAAAGGATGTAGCTGCCGACGGTTGCCAGGGTGACGACCGCAAACCAGATGCCGAAGTTCCACCAGAAGATGCCTGCCACCAGAACAAGCTCCAGCAGCGTCGGGCCGATGTTGAACAGGGTGAAGCGCAGGAGGAACTCGATGGCTTTCACACCGCGCTCGATGACACGGCTGAGGCCACCAGTCCGGCGGCTCAGGTGGAAGCGAAGTGACAGGGCATGGAGGTGCCGGAAGGTCCGAAGGCCGACGGCCCTGACGGCATGCTGACCAACCCGGGCAAACAGGCCATCGCGCAGCTGCGCCAGACCGATCATCAGTATGCGGGCAACCCCGTATGCCCCGATGAGCGCTACCACGGACGCAATGACAATCAGCTCTGTGCCCTGTTTGTCGAGCGCATCAACGGCGGCGCCATACAGGAACGGCATGTAGAGCGTCACGGCCTTGGCCAGCACGAGCGCAATCATGGCAAGGACAACTCGGCCTCTGAGGTCCGGGCGGCCCTTGGGCCACAGAAAGGGCAGCAGGTCGCGGATCGCTTCGCGGTTGCTCCGGCGATCGACGTCAAGCGTCGTTTGCTGGCCTGCGGCTGTGCCGAAGCGTGGTGACATGGGGGCTCCCGGGAATGCATGAGGCGATGGACCGCGAAGTGCGTGCCCTCTTATGCCCCAAAACCACCGGCGCGTGGCGGTTTAAGTACCACCTTACATAGCCATTCCCTCATCCAAGACAAGGTTTTGGTCGGCGGTAGCTACTGGGTGTAGCCCGGTGTTTCAAAGACCTGACCGGGATAGATCAGGTTCGGGTCACGGATATCATCACGATTGGCCTGATAAATGACCGTGTACTGGTAGCCTGATCCATACAGCTTCTGGGCGATGTTCCACAGATTGTTGCCGGGCTGAATGACCACCTTGCCATCCTGAAGCACCATGGCGACTTCTTCAGCCGTCGCGCGTTCAAACGGCGCTTCAAGGCGGGCCAGCACCATGCCCTGGGCATCGATCTGGTCCACGCGCAGCTCATGGACGCCGGGCTCGATCGGGCGTATCGCTGTTACCACCCAGCGACCTTTTGCGTCTGCGGTCGCATCTCCCGCAGCCTTGTTGTCCACATAGATGCGTACATTGCTGCCAACAGGCGCGCGGCCGGAGAAGATGACGTCGCCGCCTTCGCCGTAATCCACCGTATCAAGAGTGAGAGCGCCGCCATTGGCTGCGACGCCTGTTCCCTGCAGGACCTTGCTGGGCTCATCAGGCTTTTGCAGAACCACCAGGGCTTCGGCTTCGGGATCCTCGGGCACCGATATGGAGACTACCTGTTCGGAGTTCAGCAGCGTGCCATCGGGCAGCTCTGCTTCCAGCCGCAACTGACGGTCGCCGGTGGGCAGGGGATCATCGAGAACAATCACCCACTCACCGCGGCTGTCGGCTTCCGCTTCGGCAATCACCGTGCCGTTGTCGATCAATCGAATTTTCGAGCCGGGTTCTGCACGTCCAGCAGCAACCGTCTGGCCATCGCGCTCAACACGGACGATGTCAAAGGAGGGACCTTCGGGCTCATCGGCTTCCGGCTGCGTTGCATCAGTCGACTCGGTCTCGCCTGTTTCAGCGACCGTGCCGTCCGTCAGCGTCGGGTCAGACGCCTCGCCTGCAAACAGGAAAAAATAGGCCAGGCCCAGAACCACAAGTGCGGCTGCCAACCCGCCGATGATGGCAATGCCTCGCGACATGTCGCCGGCTCCCTAATTTTGCGCATCGCAAATTTGCGACCGCACCCCTTGCGCAGAATTTTCGTATCCTGAGAATATGGCATCGACGCGACCGCGTCCGCTTTTAACCGATTTTTGCGTTAATTGCTGCATTGCAGGATATATGCACTCCGTGACGAACATACCGCGTTCTATTACCGTTTTTTGTGGCAGTGCAGCAGGAGATAATCCTGCCTATGCACAAGCAGCCCACGATCTGGGCGTCCTGCTTGCCAATAACGACATCAAACTTGTTTATGGCGGCGGCGGCATTGGCCTGATGGGCATCCTCGCGCGCGCCGTCGATGATCATGGCGGCGAGGTGGACGGCATCATCCCTGAGTTTCTGACGGTGCCTGAAGTCATGAAGGACGCACCGGGCAATCTGGAAATCACCGAAAACCTCCACGACCGGATGCAGAAAATGGCCGCCAAGGCGGACGCCTTTGTCGTTCTGCCCGGCGGCATCGGGACCATCGCAGAGCTCGTCGATATCCTGACCTGGAAACAGCTTGGCCGGCACGACAAACCCATCATTGTTCTGGATATCGATGGCTACTGGTCACCGCTGGCGGCCCTTCTTGAGCACATCGTCGATCGAGGTTTCTCCCACGGCGACCTGTCGGCAATGTTCCGTATCGTGAGCAGTGTGGATGAATTGATTCAGGTCTTCGATATCCCCCAGCCTGTTTAGCGGCTGCGCAACGCATCCCAGGCAAAGACGGCGAGGCCGAGCCAGATGCCTGCGAATGTAAGGGCGTTGGCGAAAGCGAATGGCTCACGGAAGTGCAGGACTGCAATCAGGAACATGATGCTGGGGGCGATGAACTGGAGGATGCCGACGGTGGCAAGGCTCACGCGGCGGGCACCGGCTGCAAACAGTAGCAGCGGGATGGCGGTGAATGGGCCTGTGCCAAGCAGTAAGGCCATTGTCAGAATGTCCACTGCACCAAAGCCCAATAGCGGGCCACCCGATATCACGAGATAGCCCACCATCAAGGGGGCAAGCACCGCCATCTCGACGAACAGGCCATCGATGCTTTCAACATTCACTGTCTTGCGTAGATAGCCATAAGCGGCAAAAGAGCTTGCGAGGAAAAGCGCAATCCACGGCACGTCGCCGAGCAGAATGATTTCGTTGAGAACGCCGAGGGCCGCCAGAGCAATGGCGATCTGCTGAGCCCTGTTCAACCGTTCGCCCAGCAGGACAACACCAAGTGCCACGCTCATGAGCGGGTTGATGAAATATCCAAGGCTTGCGTCCAGCACCAGATCATTGGCCACCGCATAGATGAATCCACCCCAGTTGCTGGCGATCAATACGCCGGTGATTGCCAGAATACCGAGACTGCGTCGATTGGCTACGGCCGCCCATACCAACGACCACCGCCCCAGAACGGTGACGATGAGCGCCACAAAGGCAAGCGCCCACAATCCGCGATGGGCCAGCACGTCAAGCACCGACACGTGGTCCATTTCGCGGTAGTAGAGGGGCAGAAAGCCCCACATGAGGTACGCGCCGCCCGACAGCGCCACACCCAGCCTGGCCGGGTCTGGGGTCGGCTTGCTATTCACCACCCTACCGTTGAGGTTCAGCAGCAGGCGCACCGTCGCGCAGCAGCTTGTAGGTGATCGAATCCATCAGCGCCTGAAAAGAGGCATCCACGATGTTGGGCGATACGCCG
The Pyruvatibacter sp. HU-CL02332 genome window above contains:
- the rarD gene encoding EamA family transporter RarD, which gives rise to MNSKPTPDPARLGVALSGGAYLMWGFLPLYYREMDHVSVLDVLAHRGLWALAFVALIVTVLGRWSLVWAAVANRRSLGILAITGVLIASNWGGFIYAVANDLVLDASLGYFINPLMSVALGVVLLGERLNRAQQIAIALAALGVLNEIILLGDVPWIALFLASSFAAYGYLRKTVNVESIDGLFVEMAVLAPLMVGYLVISGGPLLGFGAVDILTMALLLGTGPFTAIPLLLFAAGARRVSLATVGILQFIAPSIMFLIAVLHFREPFAFANALTFAGIWLGLAVFAWDALRSR
- a CDS encoding ABC transporter ATP-binding protein/permease; amino-acid sequence: MSPRFGTAAGQQTTLDVDRRSNREAIRDLLPFLWPKGRPDLRGRVVLAMIALVLAKAVTLYMPFLYGAAVDALDKQGTELIVIASVVALIGAYGVARILMIGLAQLRDGLFARVGQHAVRAVGLRTFRHLHALSLRFHLSRRTGGLSRVIERGVKAIEFLLRFTLFNIGPTLLELVLVAGIFWWNFGIWFAVVTLATVGSYILFTFKVTEWRIGFIRSMNQSDERAHSKAIDSLLNFETVKYFGNEAHESERFDRSMARYEDAAVRSTKSLSWLNAGQAAIFAIGLSALMIMAAMGVKNGTMTLGDFVLVNAMLIQLYQPLNLLGFVYREIKQALVDMETMFALLGVGAEIEDKPDAKPLAAKSAAASSCEIRFENVDFAYDPERKILKGVDFTVPAGRMVAIVGPSGAGKSTISRLLFRFYDATAGRILIDGQDIRDVTQDSVRHAIGIVPQDTVLFNDSIRYNIRYGRPDATDAEVEEAARMAQIHDFIQSLPEGYDSQVGERGLKLSGGEKQRVAIARTLLKNPPILLLDEATSALDTHTEKEIQASLSIVSRDRTSLVIAHRLSTVVDADEIIVLDHGKICERGTHRELLAKDGAYAAMWQRQQEAQRAEEILQEVAETEGTLVASAVGDEGLVPAK
- a CDS encoding TIGR00730 family Rossman fold protein — protein: MTNIPRSITVFCGSAAGDNPAYAQAAHDLGVLLANNDIKLVYGGGGIGLMGILARAVDDHGGEVDGIIPEFLTVPEVMKDAPGNLEITENLHDRMQKMAAKADAFVVLPGGIGTIAELVDILTWKQLGRHDKPIIVLDIDGYWSPLAALLEHIVDRGFSHGDLSAMFRIVSSVDELIQVFDIPQPV
- a CDS encoding LysM peptidoglycan-binding domain-containing protein, with product MSRGIAIIGGLAAALVVLGLAYFFLFAGEASDPTLTDGTVAETGETESTDATQPEADEPEGPSFDIVRVERDGQTVAAGRAEPGSKIRLIDNGTVIAEAEADSRGEWVIVLDDPLPTGDRQLRLEAELPDGTLLNSEQVVSISVPEDPEAEALVVLQKPDEPSKVLQGTGVAANGGALTLDTVDYGEGGDVIFSGRAPVGSNVRIYVDNKAAGDATADAKGRWVVTAIRPIEPGVHELRVDQIDAQGMVLARLEAPFERATAEEVAMVLQDGKVVIQPGNNLWNIAQKLYGSGYQYTVIYQANRDDIRDPNLIYPGQVFETPGYTQ